A stretch of the Drosophila sulfurigaster albostrigata strain 15112-1811.04 chromosome 2L, ASM2355843v2, whole genome shotgun sequence genome encodes the following:
- the LOC133849344 gene encoding piezo-type mechanosensitive ion channel component isoform X7 encodes MAFSYACLVLQRVVLPAVLVLASLMRPVGISFVYMLMFFMSPFVPLATRRNFKGSVTAFFIILLALSTLVLLGHIALQVLALSTALPIYNCSFSERLLRHIGFVSFVDLRPLAIIEWLAPEVLVLATSLGAFLSVKRLALQNINAEQLENGELPDSQSEQQVSSQQDANGSDVQQATATTPLQHQQQQLRKRVSMISQHIHFEGLIKISPLFCLATLFFAAVLRPSVPGGFYFLIFLLAGTYWATCQTLQRGFALLLRCVMFVLVLHSLCIVSYQTPWMQSHLNHTSLAARLIGLEPLIESDCVPDIRILLYNNRLSLDSYLNPFALFFAYFALALTTKHLIKPRLVRQSTRKARTPQALESTTAAATTAPSGSRGNDIQLDTIERRSEQENNTTSILDQISYGFVSVGGFIYQNSYIFTNILMMAWSIVYHSWLTFVLLLWANVLWMIPNQRKAMMRSSPFIVLYAELLLVAQYIYGMDLNNNELPTRVSTAGINLQQIGFERPIENHMRPCVPLIVKTAFVLMFWVTSRQFFKEKRDRRRDSTLADIIAPLQITVGSAGSSYLINDGKKTSKFLKKAGDVIKNLLVRLWIWLLVLVIFLCAITGDDMTGFRICYMALFLFFLLVFQSSSKAWVKIMYGFWLFLIFYAMSILILIYTYQFDKFDMYWKDYLNVSQTLQADIGLKLYKTKDLFLHLVSPTIIVILTVIQVHYFHKRFIASLQQQPTTPGTRSQLTAANAQQKRTETAALEAAPSKRRGSASSIRQRSTEAAGTAAGATTTDFETSVRDLVRISFRKIKNKSEYIFKRFKTVFWRFLELHIMKAVYIAAFVCSVSEVCVLHIIFVGFCVLGATSRKAVQVVISRLISFIVTIIVLSKMIYQIEYLDHNQYSVTCSDNRTANNAEWIGLNKADKLEGGLMGLLRTYIIYMVIVTMHAVISLRQLQMRVKIGENVANQPKLLFQQITRADAEKDLVGLVKYLLNFGFYKFGIEISLIALVSTITYRQDIVAVVYAVWLVVLLLLKRSQCAKMWGVFQAFFAISILLQYIVLVGLPPSWCMSYPWDDGAFGESIQRWTMLPGQLHFNHVPKLIFDFIVLIILNRQKSIFCIEQRYATNDDYPGGSNRSVIADIAQLGRVPFDNPTHDFCSYIRNYSDILKNGVLCGFYWFTLAVVFLAGTNIADLLALGYLIGAFVFLWQGSDFYLRPIATIISRWKWLLAFNVANILIKTSFQMAGCLFMTPLTTHCCWLVHMLGITCTSNVIKEQLHVADEAEVLTDSTGCPKMTHQVVLLWDAICFAFIIFQLRIFQSHYFCHIITDTKANNILASRGADIIESLRQKQIAHRHDHEKQVLHKIKRKMERIRATQQKMLRPLDKQTHFDELPAPTVRRRKDIKLHPHATRAGDYYMFEEMDDKFELDLIHDEIDFMEEENITESEMKMQRRKTLYDKSKDAPTDFFPSTSKGVSKERDAAASSMSSPKPTKDLTDLPSTPALTTVPREATSKETSDSKSKMELDSGDVTAKDSDEDFDTNPIIRLLEGFLVTLTIRLNRFSRNYRFVNRILAGEKKTLKESSSLNRLGLSSAAAMFHFLKSNLESDENGGQPVTSSTPRRTQVTATIPSATTSATTTSDNLTEHYSTPPNTNTNTNTNTTTTPLSPQEPLATPPQPPPATSTPHQSHHAGEDIIEIPVDTVDAATSRKQSISSSPPTKGRKSDCGLPEIRIKAPSMERSGQQQQQTPHHFTPHSYPQQHSHHQQQASIGSGSLSKHWSYEHVDSAGEFNLEEENFAQRDHHIIVEVLISSWYALLANTDLICYIVVFINQVVNASLISLPLPIMVFLWGTLSLPRPTKTFWVTLIAYTQAIVLIKCIFQFKLIWSNYNNLPNQPLAPAKIFGVEMKTHYAVYDLILLLVLFLHRYLLKSQGLWKSGYKDVDQQFTKPTASIDEREDSDNLSQPDSRQLNEDAAQKMSLQVSQVSLPGSPEYSKSAINQLERTKYTSSLHKFFFSLVHKSRLATDVYALMFLCDFINFFVLLFGFTAFGTQQTESDGGVQTYLAENKVPVPFLIMLLVQFLLIVIDRALYLRKALVNKIIFHFFSVIGIHIWMFFVVPAVTERTFNSLAPPIIFYVIKCFYMLLSSYQIKSGYPKRILGNFFTKGFSMVNMIAFKVYMQIPFLYELRTILDWVCIDSTMTIFDWLKMEDIFSNIYLIRCTRQSETDFPAMRAQKKASLSKLIMGGTVVLLIVICIWGPLCLFALGNAVGSSNVPYQVSLSIRIGPYDPIYTTNNYDSIFEIDSKMYTQMTNAFFKNKQALTFIAGYDATDVAAVKLAGNSPSLWNIAPPDKQRLTNDLRNNHTLIARFSYSLTRKAPAKGLKENVGDEHVIKLDETFEGRAALINMLNETLDPIETNENGTTNGNNTTPASSSADDVVVVLPNMIPKFIKVLNSGDAFVATVMSGKEQEYRPLVIKLHRDKATKAMWWEIRDYCYDSFYNNTLKDLAYSDCKSGIVMYTFNDKKFPSTFSFLTAGGIIGLYTTFVLLASRFMKSFIGGQNRKIMFEDLPYVDRVLQLCLDIYLVREALEFALEEDLFAKLLFLYRSPETLIKWTRPKEEYLDDDGDTDSIPSRMSVRRPEQLQQHQYQQQQQQQQQ; translated from the exons ATGGCCTTCAGCTATGCCTGCCTCGTGCTGCAGCGTGTCGTCTTGCCGGCGGTCCTGGTGCTGG CATCGCTCATGCGACCGGTGGGCATCTCGTTCGTGTACATGTTAATGTTCTTCATGTCGCCCTTTGTGCCGCTGGCCACACGCCGCAACTTCAAGGGCTCGGTGACCGCCTTCTTTATCATTCTGCTGGCGTTGAGCACTCTCGTTCTGCTCGGCCACATTGCGCTCCAGGTGCTGGCGCTGAGCACCGCGCTGCCCATCTACAATTGTTCCTTTAGCGAGCGTCTGTTGCGGCACATTGGATTCGTGAGCTTCGTGGATCTGCG ACCGCTGGCCATAATTGAATGGCTGGCGCCGGAAGTGCTCGTCTTGGCCACGTCGTTGGGCGCGTTTCTCAGCGTGAAGCGCTTGGCACTGCAAAATATCAATGCCGAGCAGCTGGAGAACGGGGAACTGCCCGATTCGCAGTCGGAACAGCAAGTGAGCAGTCAGCAGGATGCCAATGGCAGCGATGTGCAACAGGCGACGGCGACAACACCgctgcaacatcaacagcagcagctgcgcaaACGCGTCTCCATGATCAGCCAGCACATACACTTTGAGGGATTGATTAAGATCT CTCCTTTGTTCTGCCTGGCCACACTGTTCTTTGCCGCCGTCCTGCGTCCCTCAGTGCCTGGAGGCTTCTACTTCCTCATCTTTCTGCTGGCGGGCACCTACTGGGCAACCTGCCAGACGCTGCAACG GGGTTTTGCCTTGTTGCTGCGTTGCGTGATGTTTGTCCTTGTGCTGCATTCGCTGTGCATTGTTTCCTATCAGACGCCCTGGATGCAGAGTCACCTCAATCACACCAGTCTCGCAGCACG CTTGATTGGCCTGGAGCCGCTCATCGAGTCCGACTGCGTGCCCGACATACGCATTTTGCTGTACAACAATCGCTTGTCCTTGGACTCGTATCTGAATCCATTTGCTTTGTTCTTCGCCTACTTTGCACTGGCGCTGACCACAAAGCATCTCATCAAGCCGCGG TTGGTGCGTCAGAGCACTCGAAAGGCACGCACTCCTCAGGCTCTGGAGTCCACGACAGCAGCGGCCACAACGGCGCCGAGCGGCTCTCGTGGCAATGATATACAATTGGACACCATTGAACGTCGATCGGAGCAAGAGAATAATACCACATCCATATTGGATCAAATATCATACGGCTTTGTCAGTGTCGGCGGATTTATCTATCAGAATAGCTATATATTCACCAATATACTGATGATG GCTTGGTCCATAGTCTATCACAGCTGGCTGAcctttgtgctgctgctgtgggcCAACGTGCTGTGGATGATACCCAATCAGCGCAAGGCCATGATGCGCTCCAGTCCATTCATTGTGCTATACgccgagctgctgctggtggccCAATACATCTATGGCATGGATCTGAATAATAACGAGCTGCCAACCAGGGTTTCT ACAGCGGGCATTAATTTGCAGCAAATTGGCTTCGAGCGACCCATTGAGAATCATATGCGTCCATGTGTGCCGCTGATTGTGAAGACCGCTTTTGTGCTAATGTTCTGGGTGACGTCGCGTCAGTTCTTCAAGGAGAAGCGCGACAGACGCCGAGATAGCACACTGGCTGACATTATTGCACCTCTGCAGATTACCGTGGGTTCGGCTGGCTCCAGTTACCTCATCAACGATGGCAAGAAGACCTCAAAGTTCCTAAAGAAAGCGGGCGATGTGATCAAGAATCTGTTGGTGCGCCTCTGGATCTGGCTGCTTGTGTTGGTCATCTTTTTGTGCGCCATCACAGGCGATGATATGACAGGTTTTCGCATCTGCTACATGGCATTGTTCCTATTCTTCTTGCTGGTCTTTCAATCATCGTCCAAGGCGTGGGTCAAGATTATGTATGGCTTTTGGCTCTTCTTGATCTTCTACGCCATGTccatattgatattgatttatACATATCAATTCGATAAGTTCGACATGTACTGGAAGGACTATCTCAATGTGTCCCAAACTCT TCAAGCTGATATTGGCTTGAAGCTCTACAAGACTAAGGATCTGTTCCTGCATCTGGTGTCGCCCACAATTATTGTCATACTCACAGTCATACAGGTGCACTATTTCCACAAACGTTTCATTGCCTCGCTGCAGCAACAGCCCACCACACCGGGCACGAGAAGTCAACTAACGGCGGCAAACGCACAGCAGAAGCGCACAGAGACAGCTGCCTTGGAGGCAGCGCCATCAAAGCGTCGAGGCAGCGCCAGCTCCATAAGGCAGCGTTCAACGGAGGCAGCCGGGACGGCTGCTGGTGCTACGACGACAGACTTTGAGACATCTGTGCGTGATTTGGTGCGCATCTCATTCCGTAAGATCAAGAACAAGTCCGAGTACATCTTCAAGCGATTCAAGACCGTCTTTTGGCGCTTCCTCGAGCTGCACATCATGAAGGCCGTCTACATTGCGGCCTTTGTGTGCAGCGTGAGCGAGGTGTGTGTGCTGCACATTATCTTTGTGGGCTTCTGTGTGCTGGGCGCCACATCGCGCAAAGCTGTGCAGGTGGTGATCAGTCGCCTTATCTCATTCATTGTCACCATCATTGTGCTGTCGAAGATGATCTATCAAATCGAGTATTTGGATCACAATCAATACAGCGTTACCTGC AGCGACAATCGCACGGCCAACAATGCCGAGTGGATTGGTCTCAACAAGGCGGACAAACTGGAAGGCGGCTTGATGGGTTTGTTGCGTACTTACATCATCTACATGGTCATCGTCACAATGCACGCAGTCATCTCGCTGCGACAGCTGCAGATGCGCGTCAAGATTGGCGAGAATGTCGCCAATCAGCCAAAGCTGCTCTTCCAGCAAATAACGCGTGCCGATGCCGAGAAGGATCTGGTTGGCCTGGTCAAATATCTGCTCAACTTTGGCTTCTACAAGTTTGGCATTGAGATCTCGCTGATTGCTCTGGTCTCAACGATCACGTATCGTCAGGATATTGTGGCTGTGGTGTATGCTGTATGGTTGGTGGTGCTTCTGCTGCTTAAGCGTTCGCAATGTGCCAAAATGTGGGGCGTATTTCAGGCGTTCTTTGCCATCTCCATACTGTTGCAGTATATTGTGTTGGTCGGTTTGCCGCCCAGCTGGTGCATGA GCTATCCTTGGGATGATGGCGCCTTTGGCGAGAGCATACAACGCTGGACTATGTTGCCGGGTCAGCTGCACTTTAATCATGTGCCCAAGCTCATCTTTGACTTCATTGTCCTGATTATCTTGAATCGCCAGAAGAGCATCTTCTGCATTGAGCAACGCTACGCTACCAACGATGATTACCCCGGTGGCAGCAATCGCAGCGTCATCGCAGACATTGCCCAGCTGGGTCGAGTGCCTTTCGATAATCCCACGCATGATTTCTGCTCGTACATACGCAACTATTCGGACATCTTGAAGAATGGCGTACTGTGTGGCTTCTATTGGTTCACCTTGGCTGTCGTCTTCTTGGCCGGCACAAATATTGCTGATCTGCTGGCGCTGGGCTATTTGATTGGCGCCTTTGTTTTCCTGTGGCAGGGCTCCGATTTCTATCTGCGTCCCATTGCAACCATCATCAGTCGCTGGAAGTGGCTGCTGGCCTTTAATGTGGCCAACATACTTATCAAGACGAGCTTCCAAATGGCCGGTTGTTTGTTTATGACGCCCTTGACGACACACTGCTGTTGGCTGGTCCATATGCTGGGCATCACTTGCACCAGCAATGTGATCAAGGAGCAGCTCCACGTGGCCGACGAAGCGGAAGTGTTGACTGACTCCACAGGCTGTCCGAAGATGACGCATCAAGTTGTGTTACTGTGGGATGcgatttgttttgcatttatcatCTTTCAGCTGCGCATCTTCCAGTCGCACTACTTCTGTCACATCATCACGGACACCAAGGCCAACAACATACTGGCCTCCAG GGGAGCCGACATCATTGAGAGCTTGCGTCAGAAGCAGATTGCCCATCGTCATGACCATGAGAAGCAGGTGCTGCACAAGATCAAGCGCAAGATGGAGCGCATTCGTGCTACACAACAGAAGATGCTGCGGCCACTGGACAAGCAGACCCACTTCGATG AACTTCCTGCACCAACAGTACGCAGAAGGAAGGATATTAAATTGCATCCACATg CTACGCGTGCTGGAGATTATTACATGTTCGAGGAGATGGATGACAAATTTGAGTTGGATCTGATACACGATGAGATCGATTTCATGGAGGAGGAGAATATCACCGAgagcgaaatgaaaatgcaacgACGCAAGACGCTCTACGAT AAATCCAAGGATGCGCCCACGGACTTTTTCCCCTCAACCAGCAAAGGCGTCTCCAAGGAACGTGATGCCGCGGCCAGCAGCATGAGCAGTCCCAAGCCCACAAAGGATCTCACCGATCTACCCTCAACGCCGGCTTTAACGACGGTGCCACGTGAAGCCACCTCGAAGGAAACCTCAGATAGTAAATCCAAAATGGAACTGGACAGCGGTGATGTCACAGCCAAGGACTCTGATGAGGATTTCGATACGAATCCCATTATACGTTTGCTGGAAGGATTCCTCGTTACCTTGACCATTCGTCTGAATCGCTTTTCGCGCAATTATCGCTTTGTCAATCGCATTTTGGCTGGTGAAAAGAAGACACTCAAG gAATCGAGTTCGTTGAACCGTCTTGGACTCTCCAGTGCTGCGGCCATGTTCCACTTTCTGAAATCGAATCTCGAGAG TGATGAGAATGGTGGGCAGCCCGTTACTTCATCTACACCGCGCCGCACACAGGTCACAGCAACAATACCGTCAGCCACAACATCAGCTACAACAACTTCAGACAATCTCACTGAACACTATAGCACGCCACccaacacaaatacaaatacaaatacaaatacaacaaccaCACCGCTCTCACCGCAAGAACCACTCGCAACACCACCACAACCACCACCAGCAACCAGTACACCACACCAATCACACCACGCTGGCGAAGATATCATCGAAATACCCGTAGACACTGTTGATGCCGCAACCTCTAG aAAACAATCAATCAGTTCATCGCCGCCGACTAAGGG TCGCAAATCGGATTGCGGCCTGCCTGAGATACGAATTAAAGCGCCATCTATGGAGCGCAGtgggcaacagcagcagcaaacgccACATCATTTTACGCCACATTCATATCCGCAGCAGCATTcgcatcatcaacagcaggcGAGCATTGGTTCCGGCTCGCTGAGCAAGCATTGGTCCTACGAGCACGTGGACAG CGCCGGTGAATTCAATCTGGAGGAGGAGAACTTTGCCCAACGCGATCATCACATCATTGTGGAGGTGCTCATCTCCTCTTGGTATGCTCTACTGGCCAATACTGATCTCATCTGCTATATTGTGGTGTTTATCAATCAG GTGGTCAATGCCAGTCTCATCTCGTTGCCGCTACCCATCATGGTCTTCCTCTGGGGCACATTGTCGCTGCCGCGTCCTACAAAGACTTTCTGGGTCACACTCATTGCCTACACACAGGCCATTGTGCTGATCAAGTGCATCTTTCAGTTTAAACTGATCTGGTCCAATTATAACAATTTGCCCAATCAACCGTTGGCCCCCGCAAAGATCTTTGGCGTCGAGATGAAAACGCACTATGCCGTCTATGATTTGAtactgttgctggtgctgtttCTGCATCGTTATCTACTAAAATCGCAGGGTCTGTGGAAGTCTGGCTACAAGGATGTGGATCAGCAGTTTACCAAGCCCACAGCTAGCAT AGATGAGCGCGAGGATAGCGATAATCTGTCGCAGCCCGACTCGCGACAATTGAACGAGGATGCGGCCCAGAAGATGAGCTTACAGGTTAGCCAAGTGTCGTTGCCTGGTTCACCGGAGTACAGCAAGTCCGCCATCAATCAGTTGGA ACGTACCAAATACACCTCGTCCCTGCACAAGTTTTTCTTCAGTCTGGTGCACAAATCGCGTCTGGCCACCGATGTCTATGCCTTGATGTTCCTCTGCGACTTTATCAACTTCTTTGTTTTGCTCTTTGGCTTTACGGCATTTGGG ACCCAACAAACGGAGAGCGATGGCGGTGTGCAGACTTATCTGGCGGAGAACAAGGTGCCCGTTCCCTTCCTGATCATGTTGCTGGTGCAGTTCCTGCTCATTGTCATCGATCGTGCACTGTATTTACGCAAAGCTCTGGTCAACAAGATCATCTTCCATTTCTTTTCGGTGATTGGCATACACATCTGGATGTTCTTTGTGGTGCCTGCGGTAACGGAGCGCACTTTCAATTCCCTGGCTCCGCCGATCATCTTCTATGTGATCAAATGCTTCTACATGCTGCTTAGCTCGTATCAGATTAAGTCGGGCTATCCCAAGCGCATTTTGGGCAACTTTTTCACCAAGGGTTTCTCGATGGTCAACATGATTGCGTTCAAGGTGTACATGCAAATACCCTTCCTCTACGAGTTGCGCACCATTCTCGATTGGGTGTGCATCGACAGCACCATGACCATCTTTGATTGGCTCAAAATGGAGGACATTTTCTCCAACATCTATCTCATACGCTGCACTCGGCAATCGGAAACCGATTTCCCGGCGATGCGCGCACAGAAAAAGGCTTCACTCTCCAAGCTCATCATGGGTGGCACGGTTGTGCTATTAATTGTGATTTGCATTTGGGGACCGCTTTGCTTGTTTGCCCTGGGCAATGCCGTGGGCAGCTCCAATGTGCCCTATCAGGTGTCGTTGTCCATACGCATTGGACCCTATGATCCCATCTATACGACCAACAACTACGATAGCATTTTTGAAATCGACTCCAAAATGTATACTCAGATGACAAATGCCTTCTTCAAGAACAAGCAGGCGCTCACCTTTATTGCCGGCTACGATGCCACCGATGTGGCGGCAGTTAAGCTGGCGGGCAACTCGCCATCGCTGTGGAATATTGCGCCGCCGGACAAGCAGCGGCTAACCAACGATCTACGGAATA ATCACACATTAATAGCCCGCTTCTCCTATTCGCTGACGCGTAAAGCGCCAGCCAAGGGTCTCAAAGAGAATGTGGGCGATGAGCATGTCATCAAGCTGGACGAGACCTTTGAGGGACGCGCTGCACTCATCAATATGCTGAATGAGACCCTGGATCCAATAGAGACCAACGAAAATGGCACcacaaatggcaacaacacgACACCCGCAAGCAGTTCTGCGGACGATGTGGTCGTAGTGCTGCCCAACATGATACCCAAGTTCATCAAGGTGCTGAACTCGGGCGACGCCTTTGTGGCCACTGTGATGAGCGGCAAGGAGCAGGAGTATCGACCGCTGGTCATAAAACTGCATCGCGACAAAGCCACCAAGGCTATGTGGTGGGAGATTCGCGACTATTGTTATGACAGCTTTTACAATAACACGCTGAAGGATTTGGCCTACAGCGACTGCAAATCGGGCATTGTGATGTACACGTTCAACGACAAGAAGTTCCCATCGACCTTCAGCTTCCTCACAGCTGGCGG AATCATTGGTCTTTACACTACGTTTGTGTTATTGGCCTCGCGCTTCATGAAATCCTTTATTGGTGGACAGAATCGCAAGATCATGTTCGAGGATCTGCCCTATGTGGATCGTGTGCTGCAACTTTGCCTAGACATCTACTTG GTGCGCGAGGCATTGGAGTTTGCACTAGAGGAGGATCTATTTGCCAAACTGCTCTTCCTGTATCGCTCGCCCGAAACGCTGATCAAATGGACGCGACCCAAAGAGGAGTATTTGGATGATGATGGTGACACTGACTCCATACCCAGTCGCATGAGTGTTCGTCGCCctgagcagctgcagcagcatcaatatcagcagcaacagcagcagcagcaacaataa